A region of Lepeophtheirus salmonis chromosome 13, UVic_Lsal_1.4, whole genome shotgun sequence DNA encodes the following proteins:
- the LOC121128109 gene encoding uncharacterized protein, with translation MSMGGARHSLTAYTPQNLIPPDFALNDHISKKGLGIITAGIFLAGEMAGSGILALPAALKGTAGPIGLLLIIFFTINSAFSGTRLGLCWIMCEERYPHLRAQVRDPYPTIGEKAVGPWGRHVSTFMITLTLYGGGVVFLVLISQLLASLMVELFDIHISLCLWMVIITFFLTPITWMGTPKDFWPIAVGALLTTAAATYMIIAQGIIDSENFTTEREFSNPTPLGSFKAFSSIMFAFAGASTFPTIQADMKRRDKFHISAIMACAILFILYFPIAGIGYYSYGNDAEDNIVLSLSPGPMRYTIEILLLLHLISAFPIITNPPSQFFECLLNIEPHFNWKRCVFRTLVTFFLLFIAESIPSFGSILDFLGATSITALTFVFPPLFYMKLIDSSTNDKDWIQRRISIWERGYCWFLIIIGIIGGACATYTAVLNIVSDDFKMPCYLESLNVTAGDISH, from the exons A ATTTGATACCTCCAGACTTTGCATTAAATGATCATATATCTAAGAAAGGTCTTGGAATAATAACTGCTGGTATTTTTTTGGCTGGAGAAATGGCTGGATCAGGAATCCTGGCACTCCCAGCTGCATTAAAAGGAACGG CTGGGCCTATTGGTCTTCTATTGATCATTTTCTTTACCATCAATTCTGCATTCAGTGGAACAAGATTAGGTCTATGCTGGATCATGTGTGAAGAAAGATATCCTCATTTAAGGGCTCAAGTTCGAGATCCATATCCAACAATTGGGGAAAAAGCAGTGGGACCCTGGGGTCG acacGTTTCGACCTTCATGATTACACTAACTCTCTATGGTGGGGGAGTAGTATTTCTTGTCCTAATATCTCAACTCTTGGCTTCTCTTATGGTTGAACtctttgatatacatatatctttgtGTTTATGGATGGTCATCATTACGTTCTTTTTAACTCCTATTACATGGATGGGAACACCAAAAGACTTTTG GCCCATTGCAGTGGGAGCTCTTCTTACTACAGCTGCTGCTACCTACATGATAATTGCCCAAGGAATAATAGATAGTGAAAACTTTACCACTGAAAGAGAATTCTCAAATCCCACTCCTCTTGGCTCTTTTAAAGCCTTCTCGTCCATCATGTTTGCTTTTGCTGGAGCATCCACCTTTCCAACAATTCAAGCTGACATGAAGAGAAGAGACAAATTCCACATTTCTGCCATCATGGCCTGCGCCATTCTCTTTATACTCTACTTTCCAATTGCGGGAATTGGATACTACTCCTATGGGAATGATGCAGAGGATAACATTGTACTATCCCTGAGTCCTGGGCCCATGAGATATACTATTGAAATCTTACTCCTTCTACATTTAATATCCGCTTTTCCCATCATCACCAATCCTCCATCACAGTTTTTTGAATGTCTTTTAAACATCGAACCGC ACTTTAATTGGAAGAGATGTGTTTTCCGTACTCTGGTAACGTTTTTTCTCCTATTCATCGCAGAGTCAATTCCCAGCTTTGGAAGTATTTTAGACTTCCTTGGAGCCACCTCCATAACGGCTCTCACATTTGTTTTCCCTCCCCTTTTCTACATGAAACTAATCGATTCAAGCACAAATGATAAAGATTGGATTCAAAg GAGGATTTCTATTTGGGAAAGGGGTTATTGTTGGTTCTTAATTATAATTGGAATAATAGGGGGAGCGTGTGCCACTTACACAGCCGTGTTAAACATTGTTTCCGATGACTTCAAGATGCCTTGTTATTTAGAATCCCTAAATGTAACTGCAGGAGACATAAGCCATTAA